A region of Massilia sp. WG5 DNA encodes the following proteins:
- a CDS encoding cyclopropane-fatty-acyl-phospholipid synthase family protein: MFDQLKLSAWTSGIRNKYNLPLRVELWNGEQVDLSSEQPRVKIRVPSPGSLRYLLSPTLDNLGEAYVEGALEIEGRAADMIQIGSSLAESTGKPPRTSRVANALRLVSPHTREKDAEAIRYHYDVSNEFYQEFLDPAMVYSCAYFENGDEDLATAQTKKIDHILTKIGVQPGHTLLDIGCGWGALVLRAAQKFGARCVGVTLSQNQFELARERVAQAGLQDRIEVRLQDYRDVSGEFDRITSVGMFEHVGVQNLPEYFGRINGLLAPGGVAMNHGITTTDVEQRSSPYGCGEFIDRYVFPHGELAHLSTVIRTMQEGGLEVRDVENLRRHYARTCALWAENFEDNAGRIRQLADPKTFRIWHVYLAGCAYAFAHDWISLYQIVCGKAGQDPAQMPWSRHYMYEPHPAGDVLTRH; encoded by the coding sequence GTGTTCGACCAGTTGAAGCTATCCGCCTGGACATCAGGCATCCGCAACAAGTACAACCTGCCGCTGCGCGTGGAATTATGGAACGGCGAGCAGGTCGACTTGTCCTCTGAACAGCCGCGCGTGAAAATCCGCGTGCCGAGCCCGGGAAGCCTGCGCTACCTGCTGTCGCCCACTCTCGACAACCTGGGCGAAGCCTATGTCGAAGGTGCGCTCGAGATCGAGGGACGGGCGGCAGACATGATCCAGATCGGCAGCTCCCTGGCCGAGTCCACCGGCAAGCCGCCGCGCACCAGCCGGGTCGCCAACGCGCTGCGCCTGGTCTCGCCACACACACGCGAAAAGGACGCCGAGGCGATCCGCTACCACTACGACGTTTCGAACGAGTTCTACCAGGAATTCCTCGACCCGGCGATGGTGTATTCCTGCGCCTACTTCGAGAACGGCGACGAAGACCTCGCCACTGCGCAGACGAAAAAGATCGACCACATCCTGACCAAGATCGGCGTGCAGCCGGGCCATACCCTGCTCGACATCGGCTGCGGCTGGGGCGCGCTGGTGCTGCGTGCGGCGCAGAAGTTCGGTGCCCGTTGCGTCGGCGTGACGCTGTCGCAGAACCAGTTCGAACTGGCGCGCGAACGCGTGGCCCAGGCCGGCCTGCAGGACCGGATCGAAGTCCGCCTGCAGGACTACCGCGACGTCAGCGGCGAGTTCGACCGCATTACCAGCGTCGGCATGTTCGAGCACGTCGGCGTGCAGAACCTGCCCGAGTACTTCGGCCGCATCAACGGGCTGCTGGCGCCGGGCGGCGTGGCCATGAACCACGGCATCACGACCACCGACGTCGAACAGCGCTCCAGCCCCTACGGCTGCGGCGAATTCATCGACCGCTATGTGTTCCCGCATGGCGAACTGGCCCACCTGTCGACCGTGATCCGCACCATGCAGGAAGGCGGGCTCGAAGTGCGCGACGTGGAAAACCTGCGCCGCCACTATGCGCGCACCTGCGCGCTCTGGGCCGAGAATTTCGAGGACAACGCCGGGCGCATCCGCCAGCTGGCCGATCCGAAAACCTTCCGCATCTGGCACGTCTACCTGGCCGGCTGCGCCTATGCCTTCGCGCACGACTGGATCAGCCTGTACCAGATCGTGTGCGGCAAGGCGGGCCAGGACCCGGCCCAGATGCCGTGGTCGCGGCACTATATGTACGAGCCGCATCCAGCTGGGGATGTACTGACCAGACATTAA
- the msrA gene encoding peptide-methionine (S)-S-oxide reductase MsrA, which yields MSQQAASEMAILGGGCFWCLEAVYLEARGVTRVESGYMGGAAANPTYEQVCGGTTGHAEVVRLDFDPSVISYRDILEIFFTIHDPTTPNRQGNDVGTQYRSVIFFTSPEQEATARKVMAEMAAVWDAPIVTQVLPAETWHKAEDYHQNYFAQHPLQGYCAFVVAPKVAKFRKTFAERVK from the coding sequence ATGAGCCAGCAAGCAGCAAGCGAAATGGCGATCCTGGGCGGCGGCTGTTTCTGGTGCCTGGAAGCCGTGTATCTCGAAGCGCGCGGCGTGACCCGCGTCGAATCCGGATACATGGGCGGCGCCGCTGCCAATCCCACTTATGAGCAAGTGTGTGGCGGTACGACCGGACATGCGGAAGTGGTGCGCCTGGACTTCGATCCGAGCGTGATCAGCTACCGCGACATCCTTGAAATCTTCTTCACCATCCACGATCCGACGACCCCGAACCGCCAGGGCAACGACGTCGGCACGCAATACCGCTCGGTCATCTTCTTTACCTCGCCCGAGCAGGAAGCGACGGCGCGCAAGGTGATGGCGGAAATGGCGGCCGTCTGGGATGCGCCCATCGTTACCCAGGTGCTGCCGGCCGAGACCTGGCACAAGGCCGAGGACTACCACCAGAACTACTTCGCGCAGCACCCGCTGCAGGGCTACTGCGCCTTCGTGGTGGCGCCCAAGGTGGCGAAGTTCCGCAAGACCTTCGCGGAACGGGTCAAGTAG
- a CDS encoding flavin reductase family protein, producing the protein MNTSSPRATERGFDSAHFRQALSQFATGVTVITTRLADGTFRGLTASSFNSVSLEPPLVLWSLSGKANSLPIFSGNSHYVINVLSAEQEDLARRFSRRGEDPFASTDYELSRTGQPILKGVAAWFECHNRSRYPEGDHVIFVGEVEECAVHAQPVLIFHGGQFGST; encoded by the coding sequence ATGAACACCAGCTCTCCCCGCGCCACCGAGCGCGGTTTCGATTCCGCGCATTTCCGCCAGGCCCTGTCCCAGTTTGCGACCGGCGTCACCGTCATTACGACCCGCCTGGCCGACGGCACTTTCCGCGGACTGACCGCCAGTTCCTTCAACTCCGTCTCGCTGGAACCGCCGCTGGTACTGTGGAGCCTGTCCGGCAAGGCGAATAGCCTGCCCATCTTCAGCGGCAACTCGCACTACGTGATCAATGTGCTGTCCGCCGAGCAGGAAGACCTGGCGCGGCGCTTTTCGCGCCGCGGCGAAGACCCCTTCGCCAGCACCGACTACGAACTTTCGCGCACCGGCCAACCGATCCTGAAGGGCGTCGCCGCCTGGTTCGAATGCCATAACCGCAGTCGCTACCCGGAAGGCGACCACGTGATCTTCGTCGGCGAAGTCGAGGAATGCGCGGTGCACGCACAGCCGGTGCTGATCTTCCACGGCGGGCAATTCGGCTCTACGTAG
- a CDS encoding acyl-CoA dehydrogenase has translation MSRSDSPRKAQFHWDDPLLLNAQLNDEERMVRDAASAYCQDKLKPRILEAFRHETMDTSIFREMGELGLLGPTIPEQYGGPGLNYVSYGLIAREVERVDSGYRSMMSVQSSLVMVPIYEFGNEETKQKYLPKLATGEWIGCFGLTEPNHGSDPGSMVTRARKVAGGYSLSGSKMWITNSPVADVFVVWAKDDEGAIRGFVLEKGWKGLSAPAIHGKFGLRASVTGEIVMDEVFCPEENAFPEVRGLKGPFTCLNSARYGIAWGALGAAEDCWHTARQYVLDRKQFGKPLAANQLVQKKLADMQTEITLGLQGCLRLGRMKDEGTAAVEITSIMKRNSCGKSLDIARTARDMLGGNGISDEFGIIRHMVNLEVVNTYEGTHDIHALILGRAQTGIAAF, from the coding sequence ATGAGCCGTTCCGATTCGCCCCGCAAAGCCCAGTTCCACTGGGATGACCCGCTGCTGCTGAACGCGCAGCTGAACGACGAGGAGCGCATGGTGCGCGATGCCGCTAGCGCGTATTGCCAGGACAAGCTGAAACCGCGCATCCTTGAGGCCTTCCGCCACGAGACCATGGACACGTCCATTTTCCGCGAGATGGGCGAACTCGGCCTGCTGGGCCCGACCATTCCCGAACAGTACGGTGGCCCCGGCCTGAACTATGTGTCATACGGCCTGATCGCGCGCGAAGTCGAGCGCGTCGATTCCGGTTACCGCTCAATGATGAGCGTGCAGTCCTCGCTGGTGATGGTGCCGATCTACGAGTTCGGCAATGAGGAAACGAAACAGAAATACCTGCCCAAGCTGGCCACCGGCGAATGGATCGGCTGCTTCGGCCTGACCGAGCCGAACCACGGCTCCGACCCCGGCTCGATGGTCACGCGCGCGCGCAAGGTCGCGGGCGGCTACTCGCTCAGCGGCTCGAAGATGTGGATCACCAACTCGCCGGTCGCCGACGTGTTCGTGGTCTGGGCCAAGGACGACGAAGGCGCGATCCGCGGTTTCGTGCTGGAAAAAGGCTGGAAAGGCCTGTCGGCCCCGGCGATCCACGGCAAGTTCGGCCTGCGCGCCTCGGTCACCGGCGAAATCGTCATGGACGAAGTGTTCTGCCCGGAAGAAAACGCCTTCCCGGAGGTACGCGGCCTGAAGGGCCCGTTCACCTGCCTGAACTCGGCCCGCTACGGCATCGCCTGGGGCGCGCTCGGCGCGGCGGAAGACTGCTGGCATACCGCGCGCCAGTACGTACTCGACCGCAAGCAGTTCGGCAAGCCGCTCGCGGCCAACCAGCTGGTGCAAAAGAAGCTGGCCGACATGCAGACCGAAATCACGCTGGGCCTGCAGGGCTGCCTGCGCCTGGGCCGCATGAAGGACGAGGGCACGGCGGCGGTCGAGATCACCTCGATCATGAAGCGCAATTCCTGCGGCAAGTCGCTGGACATCGCCCGCACCGCGCGTGACATGCTCGGCGGTAACGGCATCTCGGACGAGTTCGGCATCATCCGCCACATGGTCAACCTCGAGGTGGTCAACACCTACGAAGGCACGCACGACATCCACGCCCTGATCCTGGGCCGGGCGCAGACCGGCATCGCGGCGTTCTGA
- a CDS encoding OmpW family protein → MKVSKNVVKLLVAAGALAVATGAAAQSKGQFTVSVGVNQLKPDVESGPISAPALPNSLGDVGKDTQPVAVITYGLTDNISVESAVGTPYKHKIYGAGAIAGTGQLGTVEAMPAIALLQYRFLSPSSRIRPYVGIGLAYAYFQKETGSFAMTALTNPGGGTATTFSIDNKWTYAGQLGLQYNVNEKWFANASYIKTRLRTDVHFSTNQHQHMKLDPDSFILSVGYKF, encoded by the coding sequence ATGAAAGTAAGCAAGAATGTCGTGAAATTGCTGGTCGCTGCGGGCGCGCTGGCTGTGGCGACCGGCGCGGCGGCGCAGTCGAAGGGCCAGTTCACCGTGTCGGTTGGCGTCAACCAGCTGAAGCCGGACGTCGAAAGCGGTCCGATCTCGGCGCCGGCGCTGCCGAACTCGCTGGGCGACGTCGGCAAGGACACCCAGCCGGTGGCGGTCATTACCTACGGCCTGACCGACAACATCTCGGTCGAGTCCGCGGTTGGTACTCCGTACAAGCACAAGATCTACGGCGCGGGCGCGATCGCCGGCACCGGCCAGCTTGGCACCGTCGAGGCCATGCCGGCCATCGCCCTGCTGCAGTACCGCTTCCTGTCCCCGAGCTCGCGCATCCGTCCGTACGTCGGTATCGGCCTCGCCTATGCCTACTTCCAGAAGGAAACCGGCTCGTTCGCGATGACCGCGCTGACCAATCCGGGCGGCGGCACGGCGACCACCTTCAGCATCGACAACAAGTGGACCTATGCCGGCCAGCTCGGCCTGCAGTACAACGTCAACGAGAAATGGTTCGCCAACGCGTCCTACATCAAGACCCGTCTGCGCACCGACGTGCACTTCTCGACCAACCAGCATCAGCACATGAAGCTGGACCCGGACTCGTTCATCCTGTCGGTCGGCTACAAGTTCTGA
- a CDS encoding SGNH/GDSL hydrolase family protein yields MRKTSFALALLTAAVLTACGGNGPSGGDQTPKTKFSNQITFGDSLSDVGTYAVGAVAALGGGQYTINGNNTSVSPELTGKNYTTLIAAQLGLPAPCAAQTGLLGTASAGFSVPVTDHPECFNYAQGGARVTNPIGPGNKALDKPGAAVSLGQMTVPVVTQIANHLKKTGGKFKSDELVIVMAGGNDVLEQLGELSAGATTAGGQALAQSLVAQLAPGTTNPQTGAAAIGAAIQAEAAKGSAAPAIITAAITAAAQNGNTAAVANAAAIGAKAGADAQAAGLAYSAAHGADLVKALGTAGAELGALVKTQIVANGAGYVVVNNLPDVSISPSAKAQSADTQKLIQAMVAAFNDTLKAAVAGEPKVLYVDLAAVSRDQATNPAPYGLTNTTTPACDLSPAKNPLGSSLVCNKNNLIAGDVSHYMFADSVHPTPFEYALIARYVLEQMTVKGWL; encoded by the coding sequence ATGCGTAAGACCTCTTTCGCGCTCGCGCTGCTGACCGCAGCCGTACTGACCGCCTGCGGTGGCAACGGCCCCAGCGGCGGCGACCAGACGCCCAAGACCAAGTTCAGCAACCAGATCACCTTCGGCGACAGCCTCTCCGACGTCGGCACCTATGCCGTCGGCGCTGTCGCAGCCCTGGGTGGCGGCCAGTACACCATCAACGGCAACAATACGTCGGTCAGCCCTGAGCTGACCGGCAAGAACTACACCACGCTGATCGCTGCCCAGCTCGGCCTGCCGGCGCCATGCGCGGCCCAGACCGGCTTGCTGGGCACCGCGTCCGCCGGCTTCTCGGTGCCGGTGACCGACCATCCGGAATGCTTCAACTACGCCCAGGGCGGCGCCCGCGTGACCAACCCGATCGGCCCGGGCAACAAGGCCCTCGACAAGCCGGGCGCGGCGGTATCCCTGGGCCAGATGACCGTGCCGGTCGTCACCCAGATCGCCAACCACCTGAAGAAAACCGGTGGCAAGTTCAAGAGCGATGAACTGGTCATCGTCATGGCGGGCGGCAACGACGTGCTGGAACAGCTCGGCGAACTGTCGGCCGGCGCCACCACTGCCGGCGGCCAGGCACTGGCGCAGAGCCTGGTGGCCCAGCTGGCCCCGGGCACCACCAACCCGCAGACCGGCGCCGCCGCGATCGGCGCAGCGATCCAGGCTGAAGCCGCCAAGGGCAGCGCTGCCCCGGCGATCATCACGGCCGCCATCACCGCCGCCGCCCAGAACGGCAACACCGCCGCCGTCGCGAATGCCGCCGCCATCGGCGCCAAGGCAGGCGCCGACGCGCAAGCGGCCGGCCTGGCCTACTCGGCCGCCCACGGTGCGGACCTGGTCAAGGCCCTCGGCACTGCCGGCGCCGAGCTGGGCGCCCTGGTCAAGACCCAGATCGTGGCGAATGGCGCAGGCTACGTGGTCGTGAACAACCTGCCGGACGTGTCGATCTCGCCGTCGGCCAAGGCGCAGTCGGCCGACACCCAGAAGCTGATCCAGGCCATGGTTGCCGCCTTCAACGACACGCTGAAAGCAGCCGTCGCGGGCGAGCCGAAGGTCCTGTACGTCGACCTGGCCGCCGTCAGCCGCGACCAGGCGACCAATCCGGCGCCGTACGGCCTGACCAACACCACGACCCCGGCTTGCGACCTGAGCCCTGCCAAGAACCCGCTCGGTTCCTCGCTGGTCTGCAACAAGAACAACCTGATCGCTGGCGACGTCAGCCACTACATGTTCGCCGACTCCGTGCACCCGACCCCGTTCGAGTACGCGCTGATCGCGCGCTACGTGCTGGAGCAGATGACCGTCAAGGGCTGGCTGTAA
- a CDS encoding S9 family peptidase, protein MKSIRPLHTLGLSLGLGLLLAACSGGTTTGGTPVGVANPDPLPGLSRGSLLGQAASIAVNVGGASLTTLSPTVLAGFLESAQQGTLAVAGQPQCSVSVYRVHYNTIGGAGEATDASAAIFVPTGGGNSCSNSRPVLLYAHGTSLQKSYDMADIANNTEARLAAAVFAAQGFIVVAPNYAGYGGSSLGYHPYLDRVQEAADMIDGLRAARSSFGAIGVRDSGKLMVTGYSQGGYVALATQRAMQELGNAEFTLTAAAGMSGPYAIARFGDDLFGGAPRDGATVIVPTIINAAQHASAAIYGTPADVYEAQYAASIVDLVPGTLGGSDLVSQGKLPATALFAAGSMPQAPGYTQYFGANNLIRSDYRAAYLADMALHPCDQSATAPLSCAPANNLRRWLVRNDLRSYLPTAPTLLCGGHDDPTVPYFNTTSASAYFRARGAAITELDIDDTPSLNDPFRSAKAGFVAARTILRAANGGDAVAASYHAGLVAPFCMAATRDYFQSVLAR, encoded by the coding sequence ATGAAATCCATCCGTCCGCTTCACACCCTGGGCCTCAGCCTCGGCCTGGGTCTCCTGCTCGCCGCCTGCAGCGGCGGCACCACGACCGGCGGCACGCCGGTCGGCGTCGCCAACCCCGATCCCTTGCCCGGCCTGTCCCGCGGCAGCCTGCTCGGCCAGGCCGCCTCGATCGCCGTCAACGTCGGCGGCGCCAGCCTGACGACGCTGTCGCCGACCGTGCTGGCCGGCTTCCTCGAGTCGGCCCAGCAGGGCACGCTGGCGGTGGCCGGCCAGCCGCAGTGCTCGGTCTCGGTCTACCGCGTGCACTACAACACCATCGGCGGCGCCGGCGAGGCGACCGATGCCAGCGCAGCCATCTTCGTGCCCACCGGCGGCGGCAACTCGTGCAGCAATTCACGGCCGGTGCTGTTGTACGCCCACGGCACCTCGCTGCAGAAGTCCTACGACATGGCCGACATCGCCAACAACACCGAGGCGCGCCTGGCCGCCGCCGTGTTCGCGGCCCAGGGCTTCATCGTGGTCGCGCCCAACTATGCCGGCTATGGCGGTTCCTCGCTGGGCTATCACCCCTATCTCGACCGGGTGCAGGAAGCAGCCGACATGATCGACGGCCTGCGCGCAGCGCGCAGCAGTTTCGGCGCGATCGGCGTGCGCGATTCCGGCAAGCTGATGGTCACCGGCTATTCGCAGGGCGGTTATGTGGCGCTGGCGACCCAGCGCGCGATGCAGGAACTGGGCAACGCCGAGTTCACGCTCACCGCCGCGGCCGGCATGTCCGGCCCGTATGCGATCGCCCGCTTCGGCGACGACCTGTTCGGCGGCGCGCCGCGCGATGGCGCAACCGTCATCGTGCCGACCATCATCAACGCGGCCCAGCACGCCAGCGCGGCGATCTACGGCACGCCTGCCGACGTCTACGAGGCGCAGTACGCCGCGAGCATCGTCGACCTGGTGCCGGGCACGCTGGGCGGCAGCGATCTGGTCAGCCAGGGCAAGCTGCCGGCGACCGCCCTGTTCGCGGCCGGCTCGATGCCGCAGGCGCCGGGCTATACCCAGTACTTCGGCGCCAACAACCTGATCCGCAGCGATTACCGCGCCGCCTACCTGGCGGACATGGCGCTGCATCCCTGCGACCAGAGCGCGACCGCACCGCTGAGCTGCGCCCCCGCGAACAATCTGCGTAGATGGCTGGTGCGCAACGATTTGCGCAGTTACCTGCCGACCGCACCGACCCTGTTGTGCGGCGGCCATGATGACCCGACGGTGCCGTACTTCAATACCACTTCGGCATCCGCTTATTTCCGGGCGCGCGGCGCGGCGATCACCGAGCTCGACATCGACGATACGCCCAGCCTGAACGACCCCTTCCGCAGCGCGAAAGCCGGCTTTGTCGCTGCCCGCACGATCCTGCGCGCAGCGAACGGCGGCGACGCCGTGGCGGCCAGCTATCACGCGGGGCTGGTGGCGCCTTTCTGCATGGCGGCGACACGCGATTACTTCCAGTCCGTGCTGGCGCGCTGA
- a CDS encoding L-threonylcarbamoyladenylate synthase, which produces MTQQQDQQGEAGQAAIDAAARALEAGSLVAFPTETVYGLGADAENPAAVAAIYAAKGRPQDHPVIVHVAPAPDMRAALDYWCADIPSEAYQLAEAFWPGPLTMILKRAPNIPDAVSGGQDTVGIRCPSHPVAIRLLQAFKGGKGGVAAPSANKFGHVSPTTAQHVRDEFGSDARIAAVLDGGQSEVGIESTIVDLSRLATHGPVLLRPGHISAESIAAVIDQMPARPDAAAPRASGTLESHYAPHTPVAMQDTATLAATLERLHGAGRKVALIHYSPLPSTHAEVALPATPAGFAHALYAALRTMDGAGADLILVEAPPQDGAWLGVNDRLRRAAHGSTGIVHGLINNTTEL; this is translated from the coding sequence GTGACCCAGCAGCAGGACCAGCAGGGCGAAGCCGGCCAGGCAGCGATCGACGCCGCCGCGCGCGCGCTCGAAGCCGGCAGCCTGGTCGCCTTTCCCACCGAGACCGTGTACGGCCTGGGCGCGGACGCCGAGAACCCGGCGGCCGTCGCCGCCATCTATGCCGCCAAGGGGCGTCCGCAGGATCACCCGGTGATCGTGCACGTGGCGCCCGCGCCCGATATGCGGGCGGCGCTCGATTACTGGTGCGCCGACATTCCGTCCGAGGCATACCAGCTGGCCGAGGCCTTCTGGCCCGGTCCGCTGACCATGATCCTGAAGCGCGCGCCGAACATTCCCGACGCCGTCTCCGGCGGCCAGGACACGGTCGGTATCCGCTGTCCCTCGCATCCGGTCGCGATCCGCCTGCTGCAAGCTTTCAAGGGAGGCAAGGGCGGGGTGGCGGCACCGTCGGCGAACAAATTCGGCCACGTCAGCCCGACCACGGCCCAGCATGTGCGCGACGAATTCGGTAGCGACGCGCGCATCGCCGCGGTGCTGGACGGCGGGCAGAGCGAGGTCGGGATCGAATCGACCATCGTCGACCTGTCGCGCCTGGCCACCCACGGTCCGGTGCTGCTGCGCCCCGGCCATATCTCGGCGGAGAGCATTGCCGCGGTGATCGACCAGATGCCGGCCCGTCCGGACGCCGCCGCGCCGCGCGCTTCCGGCACCCTCGAATCGCATTACGCACCGCACACGCCGGTGGCGATGCAGGACACGGCCACCCTGGCCGCGACCCTGGAGCGCCTGCATGGCGCCGGCCGCAAGGTCGCGCTGATCCACTACTCGCCCCTGCCATCCACGCACGCCGAGGTCGCGCTGCCGGCCACGCCGGCAGGTTTTGCGCACGCGCTGTACGCGGCGCTGCGCACGATGGACGGCGCCGGCGCCGACCTGATCCTGGTCGAGGCCCCGCCGCAGGACGGCGCCTGGCTGGGCGTCAACGACCGCCTGCGCCGCGCCGCGCATGGCTCGACCGGCATCGTGCACGGACTGATAAACAACACTACCGAGCTCTGA
- a CDS encoding 5-(carboxyamino)imidazole ribonucleotide synthase, with protein sequence MSDQKLHPLLPAANPSTWLGVMGGGQLGRMFAQAAQAMGYKVAVLEPSADCPAGQVAEDLVEAGYTDAAGLDALASRCAAVTTEFENVPAASLSRLAQQVFVAPDAHGVSVAQDRIAEKSFFVACADKSGVMPAPHKVIASQEDIDAIADELLPGILKTVRMGYDGKGQVRVRSREDVRAAFESMGKVTCLLEKMLPLAYEVSVLTARGHDGASVVYPIAENVHRDGILFTTTVPGPNVSADCARKAQDAARAIVAELAYVGVLCIEFFVLEDGSLVVNEMAPRPHNSGHYTIDACITSQFAQQVRAMARLPLGDVRQHSPAVMLNILGDVWFDGAGEADPVREPAWDKVLALPGANLHLYGKDDPRRGRKMGHVTFVAPTLDEAQRQFAAACAILGIAP encoded by the coding sequence ATGAGTGATCAGAAACTGCACCCTCTGCTGCCCGCTGCCAACCCGTCCACCTGGCTGGGCGTGATGGGCGGCGGCCAGCTCGGCCGCATGTTCGCCCAGGCCGCGCAAGCCATGGGCTACAAGGTCGCCGTGCTGGAGCCCAGCGCCGATTGCCCGGCCGGGCAGGTCGCCGAAGACCTGGTCGAAGCCGGCTACACGGACGCCGCCGGCCTCGATGCGCTGGCGAGCCGCTGCGCGGCCGTCACCACCGAGTTCGAGAACGTCCCGGCCGCCAGCCTGAGCAGGCTGGCGCAACAGGTCTTCGTGGCCCCGGACGCCCACGGCGTGTCGGTGGCCCAGGACCGCATCGCCGAGAAATCCTTCTTCGTCGCCTGCGCGGACAAATCCGGCGTGATGCCGGCGCCGCACAAGGTCATCGCATCCCAGGAAGACATCGACGCCATCGCCGACGAGCTGCTGCCCGGTATTTTGAAGACCGTGCGCATGGGCTACGACGGCAAGGGCCAGGTGCGCGTGCGTTCGCGCGAGGATGTGCGCGCCGCCTTCGAATCGATGGGCAAGGTGACCTGCCTATTGGAAAAAATGCTGCCGCTGGCCTACGAGGTCTCGGTGCTGACCGCGCGCGGCCATGACGGCGCCTCCGTCGTGTATCCGATCGCCGAGAACGTGCACCGCGACGGCATCCTGTTCACGACCACCGTGCCGGGCCCGAACGTCTCCGCCGACTGCGCACGCAAGGCGCAGGACGCCGCCCGCGCGATCGTCGCCGAACTCGCTTATGTCGGCGTGCTGTGCATCGAGTTCTTCGTGCTGGAGGACGGTTCGCTGGTCGTCAACGAGATGGCGCCGCGTCCGCACAACAGCGGCCACTACACCATCGATGCCTGCATCACCAGCCAGTTCGCGCAGCAGGTGAGGGCGATGGCGCGCCTGCCGCTGGGCGACGTGCGCCAGCATTCCCCGGCCGTGATGCTGAATATCCTGGGCGACGTCTGGTTCGACGGCGCGGGTGAAGCTGATCCTGTGCGTGAGCCGGCATGGGACAAAGTGCTGGCCCTGCCGGGCGCCAACCTGCACCTGTACGGCAAGGACGACCCGCGCCGCGGCCGCAAGATGGGCCACGTGACTTTCGTCGCGCCGACGCTGGACGAGGCGCAGCGCCAGTTCGCGGCTGCCTGCGCGATCCTGGGGATCGCACCGTGA